A window of Salvia splendens isolate huo1 chromosome 8, SspV2, whole genome shotgun sequence genomic DNA:
AGATGCAGCTGAATCAGTCTTGTTAGGAAATAATCAGATATGCAGAATCAGAGGAATAGAGAACATGAGACTCAGGCTTCATAATGGATCTATAAGGTTACTCACTGGTGTGAGATTCATTCCAGAAATTAAGAGAAACTTGATCTCCATTGGAGTCTTGGATGCTGCGGGATATGCTTGCATGTTATCTGATGGAGTCATGAACATCGTCAAGGATGGTGAAATTGTCATGATGGctgaaagaagaagaagtttgTACTATCTAAAGGCAAATGTGATTTCTGGATCAGTAAATCTAGTGCAAACAATGGATCTGAGGACTTAGCATCTGAGACTTGGGCACCTAGGGGAGGCAGGAATCAAAGAGTTAGCTAAAAACGGCCTGATCAAGCTGGAAAATCCCAGTGAGCAGCTGGGATTATGTGAGCAATGTGTGCTCGGGAAAAGCAAGAAATTGCCCTTTGCAAGGGGCATCCACAGTTCAGCAGCTCCACTTGACTATGCCCACAGTGATTTGTGGGGGCCAGCTACACCAATCACATTGGGTGGAGGTAAATATTTTCTATCCatcattgatgatttttcaaggaagCTGTGGGTGTTTATTTTGAAAGAAAAGTCAGAAACCTTTGTGAGGTTTAAAGAATGGTGTAGAGAAGTTGAAGTGGAAAAGGGTTGTTCACTGAAGTGCTTGAGAACTGACAATGGGTTAGAGTTCATTAGCAATGAGTTTGACTCTTTCTGCATAGAGACAGGGATGAGAAGGCACAGGACAGCTCCAGTCAATCCCCAGCAAAATGGAGTTGTTGAACGCATGAATAGAACCATCCTAGAGCGGGTTAGGTGCATGTTGTTTAGCTCTGGAATGCCTAAGaggttctggggtgaggctgtcaGTATGACTGCAGTCCTCATTAATAGAAGTCCATCTTCGGCAATAGCATTTGATACTCCAGATCAAAAGTGGTATGGAAGGGTTGTGGACTACTCAAATGTGAGAGTTTTTGGTTGCATGGCTTATGCTCACATCAGGCAAAGCAAGCTGGAGCCAAGAGCTttgagatgtgtgatgattggaTACCAGAAAGGAGTGAAGGGCTATAGGCTATGGTGTATAGAACCAGGGAATCAGAAGGTTCTTGTATCTAGAGATGTGCAGTTCGAAGAAAATAGAATGTCATTTCTGGAAAAGGCTCAGGATAGTGGGAGGTCATCTCACTTGAGGAAGGAGCCAGAGCATGAAAGAATAATGGAGATAGAGATGGTGATTTTAGAACCTGATGAGTCAGCTCAGGTGGAGGCTTCTGGAACTGACAGAGTTGCTGAGGCTGAACAGCAATCAAAGGCTCATGATGAACAAGAGGAGCCAAGCACTGATGCTTTGTATCCTGGGGAGGATCAGCAAGACCTAAACGATTATGTCCTAGCTAGAGACAGGATCAGAAGAGTCCCTAAACCATCAACCAGATACAGTGAGGCAGAGTACTTGCTCTATGCATTTTGTATTGCAGAGAATATTGAATATGCAGAGCCTGCAAGCTTCAAGGAGGCTATGAGGTCAAAGGAGAGCAAGCAGTGGATGGAAGCTATGATAGAGGAAATacagtctttactcaagaataaGACTTGGATACTTGTGAATAGATCATCCACACAAAGGCCAGTAAGTTGTAAAtggatatacaagaaaaagGTGGAGGCTGGGAACAAAATCAGATTTAAAGCAAGACTTGTGGCTAGAGGCTTCACACAGGAGGAGAGAATAGACTACAATGAGGTGTTTTCTCCAGTGGTGAAGCATGCCTCAATTCGAATTATACTGGTTGTAGTTACACAAAGAATCTGGCTTCTagatcaacttgatgtgaagacagctttTCTTCATGGAGATCTTGAAGAGACTATATATATGGATCAGCCAGAGGAATTTATGATACATGGCAGTGAGGATAAAGTGTGTCTGTTGAAAAAGAGCCTTTACAATTTAAAACAAGCAAGCAGGTAATGGCACATCAAATTTGATGAGCACATGCAGAAAATGGGATTTGTAAATTCCAAGTATGATAGTTGTGTTTACTTTAAATCTGATTCTGAGGGGCCAGCGGTGTATCTACTGTTGTATGTGGATGACATATTACTTGCTGGACCAGATAGGCAAGAGCTGGATAGAGTGAAACGATTGCTGAAAGAAGGCTTTGAAGTAAAAGATCTGGGAAGTGCGAGGAAGATACTGGGTATGGACATATTCAGAGACAGGGACAAGGGATTTTGTGGTTGTCTCAAGAAGACTACATCAAAAAGGTCATACAGAAGTATCAGATTGAAGGGAGCAAAACAACAACAGTTCCAATATCTCAGCAAATAAAATTATCTAAAGAGCAGTGTCCCAGAAACCAGcaagaggagagagagatgagCCGAATACCTTACCCCAACATAGTGGGTAGTGTACATGATGATATGCACAAGGCCTGACATTTCTCATGCAGTGAGTGTAGTCAGTAGATACATGTCCTGTCCAGGGAAAGAGCATTGGTTAGCATTGAAGGGAATTCTCAGATATCTCAAGGGAACCTCTGATCTGGGAATTATGttcaaagtagaaaatgaagataatggagatgctcttatgggGTTTTGCGACTTAGATTATGCAGCTAACCTTGACAATAGGCGCTCGCAATCTGgatatatttttactttattttgatCTGCGGTGAGCTGGAAGTCCAATCTTCAGTCTGTAGTGGCTTTATCAACAACGGAGGCCGAGTATATAGCGTTCACTGAGGCCGTGAAGGAGAGTTTCTGGCTCAAAGGAATGGTTGCTGATTTTGGAGTAAAGCAAGAAAATGTTGCTATCAAGTGCGACAGTAATAGCGCAATTTGCCTCACAAAGCATCAGACTATTCATGAGCGGAGCAAACACATCGACGTGAGGTTACACTTCATTCAAGATGTGGTTGAGAAAGGTTCAGTCAGAATTGAGAAGGTAAGCACCGAACACAATGCAGCTGATGTACTTACAAAGGCCTTGCCAAAGTCTAATTTTCGACATTACTTAGATTTGGTTGGGGTGGTTCAGAATTTGTAAGTGAAAGGAGAAAGGTGGAGCTAGATGTATGGGATCCTTAGATCACTCaaggtggaggatttgttagTTTATTGAGCTGATCAAGGAGACATCGCGGTGAAGCTACAACTTGATCAAGGAGGCAAGCTGATCAAGAAAAAAAGGGTGATGCGACTTGATCAAGGAGTATAGATACAGCTTGACCAAGGAAAAGAGAAAGCAGTTTTCAAAAACTAGTCGTTGTGCTAAAAACGAGAGTGACCGTTGAATTAGCGGTTATAATAGAATTTGGAAGGCGGTTGAGCTGAATTGATCGAGCCTAATTCCTTTAAGTAGCGACGATGCTTCCACTCATTCAACAACAACAGAATTCAAGAGAGATAGAGTAGAAAGGAGAAGTTTTTCCAACTGTGCATTTGTGCTCTCGAAGCTAGGGGTGGCACGGTACAGTATACCGCACCGAAAATATCATACCGCATACAGTACCGCAAATTGCGGTatgagaaaatgtcatacctataccttaccgaatttttcggtataccgcattgcggtataccgaaaattcggtatgtcaatatttgaaaacctttaccttaccgacattgcggtataccgtaccgtgttgcggtataccgcaaatcatacttgtttgatttataaataataaatatattaaatattataatattataaataataaatatattaaatatatataattattaacggtatataccgcaattttgCGGTAAATACcgtaattgcggtataccgcggtatatgcaAAATTCATACCTTTGTCGTACCTTAATCtaacggtaaggtatcataccgtaccgaaaaatgcGGTATTCTGAAAATGcggtatttttggtatttttttggtacggtaagtgcggtatttcggtatattttgtCAGCCCTACTCGAAGCAAGTCGACTTCGAGCGAGTTGAGAGAGTTCTTTACTTGTAAATCTCCGAGAGAATAGAGTGTTCTTGTAAATCCTTTTGAGTGATCAATAAACACATACACTAGTTTtctgcccgtggacgtaggcctagagccgaaccacgtaattgttgtgtttttacTTTTCTTGTTGCAGTTTATTCAATCGTGCAACTGGTGTCTCACAACTATTCGATCGACATTCACAAGACTATTTCCATTAAAGAGATTGAAACCGACATGGAAAGATTGGTAGTGTTTGTGAGATAAATGGAAAGCACCGTTTTAAACTGCTGAAAATGGAACGGCCGATTCGTGGAGTGAGAAAGTGGATTTACTTAATTcaaattagagcatccacgatcGGAAGGATATCCCCACGGACAAACACTAAGACATCCCAAAAATCACCTCCTGACACGTCACTAGGATATCCCACCTCACTGCCACATTACTAGGACATCCCGCTACACAATAGTGGacaagcactaggacatccTGACAGACaaacacaataataaaaatttacaaattcacaaatacgcaattacggaattaaaatttcgacatgaaTACGGGCGGAGAAAGagcaataataattttattaaataaaaaaagtaaaagagtacaatgcaacaaaaaaacaatttaaacaaagtacatgttagtatgccttgaatctttATAGTTTGTCGCTAGCCGAACAGGGGTCTCGCTAGTATGATATGTGTATGTTTTAGGCCTTTATTTTCGACGAtcgttgtgcatgataatacatgcattAGTCGGTCTGTGGTGCAAATAAAATGAAGTGCAACAAGCTGGATATAtagagttgaaattaaaaaaaaataaaaatcgaaaaaaaattaatttttttttttaaatcgaaaaatgCTCTCGTCTATCGACcgcccacaatagcggacggATGAGAGGACGGACGTCCGCTTTATCCGATGGACGACCTCTCCTCCGTCTGGCTCGTCCGTCGGGCGCTCGTCGGTCGCAATAGTGGACGAGCGCGACGGACGAGCGGCTCGCCGATcgctcgtccactattgtggatgctctatgCTATCAGAATTGTGTATGGAGCATACTCCCATCTCCTTCCTTTCCATATTAAtaaagtcatttttctattttaaatttttttaatataattgaattatttttatttttttctaaaaaagtaTATCATttaaagtgggacggatggagtacatgTTACATGCCTACGTCAAGTATCAACTAGAGACTTAGAACAAGAATTAGAATAAGATAAGTAAAAGTGGAAATGGATTTGTCCCACATCTAACATGAAACTAATGGGGGAAGAAGAAATTGTTATAAATTGTGATAAATGGCTTGCCTAAGCTTGAAAATTTTGTATTTGGTTTATGTAGTCCACCAACTAAAATCCcaaaaaaaactcaaattagtttacattttattattttatttagtttttatttgaaGAACCGATTACGTGACCGGTTATAACCATTCTAATAGAATGCTTTTTGGTACACCGTCCTGCCCTTATTTTGCTTCAGATATTTTATTGGTTAATCGACCGAATATCCAGGCGCCTAAAAGTTAGATATAGATATTTCTGTCTAAAAGAATTTAAAAGGTAATAGCACCTAATAAGTGATAATTAGGGTTGTTATTTTTTGAGTAGACACGAACATATAGAAAATTAATGTGTTAGTGTCAAGTTATTGTATTCATGGTATTAACGGATtgccaaataaaaataattttattagacataatttaaaaaaatactaatttaaaattttaactaatcatactttattcattcaagtgtattatttataatttttttatcaaattaaagaaTATTATAACAACCTTAAATCTAAGATGCATATTAATCAATAGTTAATGGCTAATGGTTAGTCAACTTATAAGTTTATTAATCAAAATTATTGGTTATTGGCATTAGCCAATTAATGCCTTGaagttaattttaataaataatgttcTTATTGCCTAATTAAGTTGACAAGCTTCTGCATTACATTttataattatgaattaaaatgtaaatattttaattgattaaaaTTGGGTAGTACACACATAATCATGTGTATCACTATAACAACTAGGCATCTCAAATGGATATCGGGAATTGGATACGCGATATCCGAACCCGAAATATCGGGTAATTGGATACTCGAAACCCGATTTAAAATCGGGTTTGGGTATAGGATTTTtgggtatcgggtatacccgaattaccgaaatttttaattttttaaaatttaaaaaattatgtatttattttagtatttaaaaaattcatatgTATTCCCAAAATCCTTCACtcttaaattttatttctactaatttgtagtaatttttttatcttaaaCTCAAACTACTTCAAGTTTGTATCAAATTCGAACTAcaagtttgtatttttaaaattttgtagttaattttctttaaaaaatataaaaaaaatccacaatcgggactggatacccgagtcgggtatcTGGGTAGCCGAAATCATTTTCAGATCGGGTATCAAATATTAGATTTTGAAAATTCGAGATCGGGTACCGAATTTGACAGGCCTAACAACTATCTTGCTAAATTTTGATTGGTTAGCATCACATTACCTAATATTTTAGTtcttcatttgttttttttacctAATTTAGTTGATGGGATGTCGTTCCAATCGCAAATAAGGTTGCCCGAATTTGAGGAATACGAATTAAATAGAATTTCGGTGTGCGTCTTAGTTATTTAGTACTATATTATAACTAGCCATGAAAAAAACTATGGCCCTCGAAATATAATTCTAATATTATATGGCACATTTGATCATGTCAAGATAGAAATTTGCTAACTACTAAGGATAACCAGAAATCCAGCCAGGAAGGAATAATAAGAGGGGATAGAAAGGATTTCACTTAGTACAAAAACAGAACACTTAAAGACAATATACAAATCATATGAATTTATCAATCATAttgattgtttatttttattcattaataTGTGGAGTGTTTAATAGAGTAATATATTTAATGAATAAATTTATTCATCGATAGCTATCATAAAAATCATACATCTATCAgaatacaaattataaaaatatatcaatataaaaattattatttattaattatttattgtcatttattcaaaatatattaaagcaataagtttatttattttatgaacTATAcctattaaaataatactagtaattattttatactcctaaATCATATcaatatactattaattatattattccTCATATTGATTTGTTATATATCATAGAAAAGATTTTTCAACAAGTTGGTTGAAAGAAcaagatatatatttggaaaaagaaaaattcaTAGGACTTATTGTATTTGTAGTCTTTATTCTTTCCACCTCACGCCTCGAATTACTTGTCTTGTTCCGGCTCTGTTAACAAAGATATCCATTTGATTGTATTAGACTAATAGAGCATAATGTTTGAATTAAGCATACAAGAGGAGGTTACACATAGTACCTGGCTTCACTCACAAGATTGTTTCTTTGATGGCACACTGATTGCCTGCAACATCTAACAGAAATAGCACCAGTTATTGATCTAACTTGAGTCTCTTTTTGGTATTGTTTTATGAAATGGAAGAATATCAACAATTCATGTAGCAGtatcattaataaaataaatagctGGATTTATTATAACTCACTCTTTTTCAGGGTGCCAAGACTATCTTTTTATCAGATCTGAGTTGTGATGATCCTGGAGTGTAACATTTTACAGAGCTCGAATCCCACTCTAAATCGAATGAATGTTCGAGCCGTCTTTCCACAGCTTGTCCTATAACTGATGAATCAGATCCGGTGTCGTGACAAGGCAACCAACCTCTCTCACTCGTCAAATTTGAGCAGCCAGCAGCGTGCATCGAAGTGCTAGAGCAAATTCCACTAGCTGCTTCTCGATATGTTTTCCTCCGTATGATTGAAGGCGTATTTCTGTAACTTATGGCTGAACTCTTCAGTATGGATTCTGGACTAGAGATAGACAGTGCCAGGTTAATGGGGTAGGAACTAACGAGCTGATAACTAGCATGTTCAGTTTTAATATCGGAACCATTCGGACGAGAAGGATCATAACATGACAATCCACTCCCCTCATCAGCCAATAGAGGTGATTGACAGATCCTCCTTTTCTTGATCTTTTTACTATTGTCAATGTATCCACACACTGAGAGACTTAAAACGGTATCAACAGGTGAGTAATCACAACTTCCATCTGTTACACACGGGCTGTCTCTAGACATCTGAGTAGATGTAAACACTTTTGCATTTGTAGGGACGCTATCCAGAGCATCTTCTCTAACATCATTCAACGAGTTGGTTGACTTGTTATATGATCCGACTCTATTGCAGATGCCATTGAAACAACTGCTACTTATACTGGTGGGCGGGGAACCAAAATGAACACCGTTTGTACTCACTTTCTCATAAGATCTGCAGGAATCCAGCAGTGCAGGTTTTGCCTGTGCATGATCTGCAGGAAATTTAGTATTGCCAAATGCCATGATTGTAGAACAGGAACCATCACTCTTCTGAGTGACCTTCTGGTCTGGATTAGGCGATATTGTACCACTTTCAGCTTGCAGTTTTTCTTCTTCATTATTGAAGATATTCAGATATGAACTTCCCTGCGATTCCATTGCCAATATAGGAGGCGAATTCATATCAGGCCTCTTCTTAACCGAGCAATTCCAGTGGTTTTTTATAGCATTGTCAGTCCTGCAGTACCAACCATTTGCTAAGAGATCATGAAGAGCCAATAAACATGTTAAATTCCTAGTGTGCAGATATGAAACCT
This region includes:
- the LOC121744901 gene encoding transcription factor MYB3R-2-like; amino-acid sequence: MIRARKEIRTPESTKEVGFASYSSFSDSSSGVVTPRSSDSGLSVRGCSHPTKRSSQAGWTDDEDKRLTEVVQKFNAKNWKKISECMPGRTDVQCLHRWQKVLNPDLRKSPWTKEEDDRVIEFVVKYGTKKWSYIANFVHGRNGKQCRERWHNHLDPAIKKDAWTKEEEETLRHYHQLLGNKWAEIAKFLPGRTDNAIKNHWNCSVKKRPDMNSPPILAMESQGSSYLNIFNNEEEKLQAESGTISPNPDQKVTQKSDGSCSTIMAFGNTKFPADHAQAKPALLDSCRSYEKVSTNGVHFGSPPTSISSSCFNGICNRVGSYNKSTNSLNDVREDALDSVPTNAKVFTSTQMSRDSPCVTDGSCDYSPVDTVLSLSVCGYIDNSKKIKKRRICQSPLLADEGSGLSCYDPSRPNGSDIKTEHASYQLVSSYPINLALSISSPESILKSSAISYRNTPSIIRRKTYREAASGICSSTSMHAAGCSNLTSERGWLPCHDTGSDSSVIGQAVERRLEHSFDLEWDSSSVKCYTPGSSQLRSDKKIVLAP